The following coding sequences lie in one Kryptolebias marmoratus isolate JLee-2015 linkage group LG5, ASM164957v2, whole genome shotgun sequence genomic window:
- the LOC112451525 gene encoding uncharacterized protein LOC112451525 has protein sequence MPCGLGLGILVVFLVHAEHVCCFWSKEAHSFQRSNTYAGFPPPDGRLIKSVSYPQDQVRQGFTSPHSAQSRSFNTGPAVGSGSGPGLPARGSRQAVSQPGRSSVRLVQSSPVFKINRQMLFSLRANAPTVPKQSLGFSTAVAGGISVSQHSKNLNDPSHISRRSWPAQQGTQHSSKYLSSSSRSILGPRESYSFRPVSPQSAAQGPPRAAAKIPTVRWVPLLFCLTQ, from the exons ATGCCTTGTGGACTTGGTTTGGG GATTTTGGTGGTTTTCTTAGTTCACGCAGAGCATGTCTGTTGTTTCTGGTCTAAAGAAG CTCACAGCTTCCAGAGGAGCAACACATATGCTGGCTTCCCACCACCAGATGGCAGactaataaaatctgtcagttATCCCCAGGATCAAGTCAGACAAGGCTTCACTTCTCCACACTCAGCCCAGAGCAGGAGCTTCAACACTGGTCCTGCAGTTGGCAGTGGTTCTGGTCCAGGACTCCCAGCTAGAGGCTCAAGACAAGCTGTTTCCCAGCCAGGCCGGAGTTCAGTCAGATTGGTGCAGAGCAGCCCTGTGTTTAAAATCAACAGACAAAtgctgttttcactcagagCTAATGCTCCAACTGTACCAAAGCAGTCACTTGGCTTCTCTACTGCTGTTGCTGGTGGAATTTCAGTGAGTCAGCACAGTAAGAACCTGAATGACCCATCTCATATCAGCAGGAGAAGTTGGCCCGCTCAACAGGGAACACAGCATTCCAGCAAATATCTATCAAGCAGCTCTCGTTCTATTCTGGGTCCAAGGGAAAGCTACTCCTTCAGACCAGTTTCTCCTCAGTCTGCAGCACAGGGACCTCCCAGGGCTGCTGCTAAAATCCCTACGGTCAGATGGGTTcctctgctgttctgtttgacCCAGTAG